Proteins encoded in a region of the Candidatus Marinimicrobia bacterium CG08_land_8_20_14_0_20_45_22 genome:
- a CDS encoding chorismate synthase codes for MNSFGRLFRIQVFGESHGAGVGVIIDGCPAGLRIMESDLMLEINRRKSDGIGTTARTESDFPEIISGILNEKTTGSPIAIVFKNQDVQSEIYQTFREVPRPGHADFVVDRKFGGFNDIRGGGHFSGRLTLGLVAAGAIAKKLIEPTTINAKILEIGGETDFEEIIEKVRAEGDSIGGLIECRVQGVPVGLGEPFFDSVESLISHIVFSIPGIKAIEFGSGFQAAVMRGSAHNDLFIDKKGTTSTNNAGGINGGITNGNEIIFRVAVKPTSSISKSQRTLNFADEEPTDLSILGRHDACIALRAPVIVEAATAIVLADLFLLEQKFGRRME; via the coding sequence ATGAATAGTTTTGGGAGACTTTTCAGAATTCAGGTTTTCGGAGAATCACATGGCGCGGGGGTTGGTGTGATCATTGACGGTTGTCCGGCTGGTCTGCGAATTATGGAATCTGATTTGATGTTGGAAATCAACCGCCGGAAAAGTGATGGAATCGGTACGACAGCGCGTACTGAGTCCGATTTTCCGGAAATAATCAGCGGCATTCTGAATGAAAAAACAACCGGTAGTCCGATTGCCATTGTTTTTAAAAATCAAGATGTTCAGTCGGAGATTTATCAGACATTTCGCGAGGTTCCCCGACCCGGACATGCCGATTTTGTAGTAGATCGAAAATTTGGAGGATTTAATGATATTCGAGGTGGTGGACATTTTTCCGGACGACTGACTTTAGGATTGGTCGCAGCGGGCGCTATCGCGAAAAAACTCATTGAACCAACAACAATTAACGCGAAAATACTAGAAATAGGCGGCGAGACGGATTTTGAGGAAATTATTGAAAAAGTGAGAGCGGAAGGCGATTCTATCGGCGGATTGATCGAGTGCAGGGTTCAAGGCGTTCCCGTCGGATTGGGAGAGCCGTTTTTTGATTCGGTGGAATCGCTCATCTCGCACATCGTTTTTTCGATTCCCGGGATCAAAGCGATCGAATTCGGCTCTGGATTTCAAGCCGCTGTCATGCGCGGCTCGGCTCACAACGATTTATTCATCGATAAAAAAGGAACGACGTCGACCAATAATGCGGGCGGAATCAATGGAGGCATCACGAATGGAAATGAAATCATTTTTCGGGTGGCAGTCAAGCCGACATCGAGCATTTCTAAGTCCCAGCGCACGTTGAATTTTGCTGATGAAGAACCGACAGATTTATCGATTTTGGGGCGGCATGACGCCTGTATTGCACTCAGAGCGCCGGTCATCGTCGAAGCCGCCACTGCGATCGTTTTAGCCGACCTCTTTTTATTGGAACAGAAATTTGGAAGACGGATGGAGTAG